In a single window of the Phycisphaerales bacterium AB-hyl4 genome:
- a CDS encoding alpha-L-rhamnosidase C-terminal domain-containing protein, with protein sequence MSNSRESGDGVTLEHMRRFSTSVIEPTGNSNIHRRYAIEAAAWVWHPDCAVDEPAVLQFTNTFSLDEPTTIRLHLSADQRYELLFDGRYVGMGPDRCDLDHWSFASYEIDLAAGTHRFDVLAWWIGADAPTAQVSRRGGFICAAEGLEAQLNTGTGSWQVQRRAGWSFVHKDMQAYHAIGAAQTIDGLAWHEPAKAPLQPSVVATPIKTNDYGIVADQWHLHPSPLPDLLRRPIRPGRIRAVWVGDGDIVHTESTCHEQVQAWNQLITQGQSINVPARTVTRILWDLENYHCGFANATLSGGNGSALTFEWAESLYSLDKQGQRSPHKNHRDEIEGKAFFGFGDTFLNDGGEHRDYRSCWWRSGRYVCLTVRTGDEPLRLENVGILETRYLWQPTATWHCNDDELAPVADLAVRGLQMCMHETYMDCPYYEQMMYVGDTRLQMLVGYICSPDDRLTRRGIELFDWSRSKMGLVAERYPSTPLQISATFSLIWISMVKDYAWWRHDPNWVRQRLVGVRCLLEQFRPMLNESGLLGSMPGWSFVDWTPEWTNGCPPVGPDGVSAIYNLLLIHALRDAVALEEAYGEPALARRWQDTADQLSKQVVEIFWHEPSGCLADDARHQHFSEHAQCLALLTRTLVGDKADAALARLLNGEGLAHTTIYFSFYLLETLYRFGQGDRMMQQFAFWKRLVQQGLRTPVELPEPTRSDCHAWGAHPLFHFHASLAGIRPAAPGFSQVRIAPVAGTGLRRIESRIPHPAGEVRASLRIDPHTNHCQGEVVTPPGISGTFAWADQSVDLMAGQPTPISIRPRDAKADTQSR encoded by the coding sequence ATGAGTAATAGCCGAGAATCTGGCGACGGTGTGACGCTTGAGCATATGCGACGTTTTTCAACGTCCGTCATCGAGCCGACTGGTAACAGCAATATTCATCGCCGATACGCGATCGAGGCTGCGGCGTGGGTGTGGCATCCTGACTGTGCGGTCGACGAACCGGCAGTGTTGCAGTTTACCAACACGTTTTCGCTCGATGAACCCACAACGATTCGGCTGCATCTCAGCGCCGACCAGCGGTACGAGTTGTTGTTTGACGGGCGGTATGTGGGCATGGGACCGGACCGCTGCGATCTCGATCACTGGAGCTTCGCGTCATACGAGATCGACCTCGCGGCCGGTACGCATCGGTTTGACGTGCTCGCTTGGTGGATCGGTGCCGATGCGCCCACTGCTCAGGTCTCGCGCCGCGGCGGATTCATCTGCGCAGCAGAGGGATTGGAAGCACAACTGAACACCGGCACGGGATCATGGCAGGTGCAGCGGCGGGCGGGGTGGTCGTTCGTTCACAAAGACATGCAGGCGTACCACGCGATCGGCGCGGCCCAGACGATCGACGGCTTGGCGTGGCACGAACCGGCAAAAGCCCCCCTCCAGCCGAGCGTCGTCGCCACCCCGATCAAGACCAACGACTACGGGATTGTGGCCGATCAGTGGCATTTGCACCCGAGCCCACTGCCGGACCTGCTTCGTCGCCCGATCCGCCCCGGCCGCATTCGCGCGGTATGGGTCGGCGACGGCGATATCGTGCACACCGAATCGACGTGCCATGAGCAGGTTCAGGCTTGGAATCAGCTCATCACGCAAGGCCAGTCAATCAATGTGCCTGCACGCACGGTCACCCGAATCCTCTGGGACCTGGAAAATTATCACTGTGGCTTCGCCAACGCGACGCTCAGCGGCGGCAACGGCAGCGCGTTGACCTTCGAATGGGCCGAGTCGCTTTACAGCCTTGATAAGCAGGGCCAGCGATCCCCTCACAAGAACCACCGCGACGAGATCGAGGGCAAGGCGTTCTTCGGCTTCGGCGACACATTTCTCAACGACGGAGGCGAACATCGTGACTATCGCTCCTGTTGGTGGCGCTCGGGGCGATATGTGTGCCTGACCGTTCGCACAGGCGACGAGCCATTGCGCCTCGAGAATGTCGGCATTCTCGAAACCCGTTACCTCTGGCAGCCGACGGCGACATGGCATTGTAACGATGACGAGCTTGCGCCAGTCGCGGACCTTGCCGTGCGAGGGCTTCAAATGTGCATGCACGAAACGTATATGGACTGCCCTTACTACGAGCAGATGATGTACGTCGGCGACACGCGCTTGCAGATGCTCGTCGGTTATATCTGTTCACCCGACGACAGGCTGACGCGTCGTGGCATCGAGTTGTTCGACTGGTCTCGCTCGAAGATGGGACTCGTCGCTGAGCGTTACCCCAGTACGCCCCTTCAAATCAGTGCCACGTTCTCGCTGATCTGGATATCGATGGTTAAGGACTATGCCTGGTGGCGGCACGATCCGAACTGGGTACGGCAGCGACTGGTGGGCGTCCGCTGTCTGCTTGAGCAATTCAGGCCCATGCTCAACGAATCTGGCCTGCTCGGCAGCATGCCCGGCTGGTCGTTCGTGGACTGGACGCCCGAGTGGACAAACGGCTGCCCCCCCGTGGGTCCGGATGGGGTGTCGGCGATCTACAATCTGCTGCTGATTCATGCCCTGCGTGATGCGGTGGCATTGGAGGAGGCATACGGTGAGCCGGCCCTGGCCCGTCGATGGCAGGACACCGCGGACCAATTGTCGAAGCAGGTGGTGGAAATCTTCTGGCACGAGCCGAGCGGCTGCTTAGCGGATGACGCAAGGCATCAGCACTTCAGTGAGCACGCGCAATGCCTTGCGCTGCTCACCAGGACACTCGTCGGCGACAAGGCCGACGCAGCACTGGCGCGCCTGCTCAATGGCGAAGGGCTTGCTCACACCACAATCTACTTTTCGTTCTATCTGCTGGAGACCCTTTACCGATTCGGGCAAGGGGATCGGATGATGCAGCAATTCGCGTTCTGGAAGCGTCTCGTTCAGCAGGGGCTGCGCACGCCGGTGGAGTTGCCGGAGCCCACCCGATCGGATTGCCATGCCTGGGGCGCTCACCCGCTGTTTCACTTCCACGCCTCGTTGGCTGGGATACGCCCCGCTGCGCCGGGCTTCAGCCAGGTGCGGATTGCCCCCGTAGCTGGAACCGGCCTCAGGCGGATTGAAAGCCGTATTCCCCACCCGGCCGGCGAAGTGCGTGCGTCGCTTCGAATCGACCCTCACACCAATCATTGCCAGGGCGAAGTCGTCACGCCGCCTGGAATATCCGGGACGTTTGCCTGGGCGGATCAATCGGTTGACCTGATGGCAGGCCAACCGACCCCCATTTCCATCAGGCCGAGGGACGCGAAGGCTGACACACAGAGCCGGTAG
- a CDS encoding LacI family DNA-binding transcriptional regulator, which yields MPEPLDNLKPVASANGRRATMTQVAEAAGVTKGTVSKVLRGGDGFSDETRRRVMAAVQNFQYRRSTEQQRRGRVHIGQIGFMAVGPGPASTLIAGNVGAGYLLSMFEGCTAEAVERGESISLCRMTWDELAQGKIPAAVARNNVDGIVVRGAIDDKVASWLASLRVPVVLADCDRHLTQFSHVRIEHVRTMSKVVDHLTARGGQQFAVIAGDMDHLNAQERLAGLQVALTRRGLSFGPDAIVSSSDWGPDDGRRGVRTLIERGVKFDALVCQNDGIAMGALAELKQRGVAVPDEVRVVGYDDFPFAATLDPPLTSVGNFTFRLGQAAAGLLYDEIRLGKSERKQVVIEGEVISRKST from the coding sequence ATGCCTGAACCGCTCGACAACCTGAAACCCGTGGCCAGCGCCAACGGCCGCCGGGCAACCATGACGCAGGTGGCTGAGGCTGCCGGTGTGACCAAAGGCACGGTCTCGAAAGTTCTTCGAGGCGGCGACGGTTTCTCGGACGAAACGCGACGCCGGGTGATGGCCGCCGTGCAAAATTTTCAGTATCGCCGTTCGACGGAGCAGCAGCGCCGGGGGCGGGTGCATATCGGGCAGATCGGATTTATGGCTGTCGGGCCCGGCCCGGCGTCGACACTGATCGCTGGCAATGTAGGGGCGGGTTACCTGCTGTCGATGTTCGAAGGTTGCACAGCCGAGGCGGTGGAACGCGGGGAAAGCATCTCGCTGTGTCGCATGACATGGGATGAATTGGCCCAGGGTAAGATTCCCGCGGCCGTGGCGCGCAATAACGTGGACGGTATCGTGGTCCGGGGGGCGATCGATGACAAGGTCGCCTCATGGCTAGCCAGCCTGCGCGTGCCGGTGGTGCTGGCGGATTGTGATCGTCATCTCACGCAGTTTTCGCACGTGCGTATCGAGCATGTGCGCACGATGAGCAAGGTGGTGGATCACCTGACCGCCCGCGGCGGGCAGCAGTTTGCCGTGATCGCAGGCGACATGGATCACCTCAATGCTCAGGAGCGTCTGGCGGGGCTGCAGGTGGCGTTGACGCGGCGCGGCTTGTCGTTCGGGCCCGATGCGATTGTCAGCAGTTCGGATTGGGGGCCGGACGATGGTCGGCGAGGCGTGCGGACCTTGATCGAGCGGGGCGTCAAATTCGACGCACTCGTCTGCCAGAACGACGGCATTGCGATGGGGGCGCTGGCGGAATTGAAGCAGCGCGGTGTGGCGGTGCCGGACGAAGTGCGTGTCGTGGGCTACGACGATTTTCCGTTCGCCGCGACACTGGATCCGCCGTTGACGTCGGTGGGCAATTTCACGTTTCGTTTGGGGCAGGCGGCCGCCGGTCTGTTGTATGACGAAATCCGTCTTGGCAAGTCCGAGCGCAAGCAGGTGGTTATCGAGGGGGAAGTGATTTCCCGGAAGTCGACGTGA
- a CDS encoding PEP-CTERM sorting domain-containing protein: MLNSRLTMGVAAMAMTASLALPAQASFIATDNFEDGDFTSNPTWVAHTDGFSVATTGWGSRSYLRVEPSTAYNSTISLDLKQFDLLDLSQSFAISFETRTAASNHDGHVVQFSLFDAATETGYTVTATEMSTMFGSSGFARGNYRAIAATLGSQNLPTNATSVLITLEYNPSNDEVIVTRNDSLVGSFIGSQGLGELDTFEIRLGNTGGAPVRYFDNFQIEGTMIPEPGSLALLSLGALALMRRRH, translated from the coding sequence ATGTTGAATTCACGATTGACGATGGGTGTTGCCGCGATGGCGATGACGGCATCGTTGGCCCTGCCGGCGCAGGCCAGTTTCATTGCAACGGACAATTTCGAGGATGGCGACTTCACAAGCAACCCGACGTGGGTTGCGCATACGGACGGTTTCAGTGTGGCAACAACTGGGTGGGGCAGTCGATCCTACCTGCGAGTTGAACCGAGCACTGCGTACAATAGTACGATCTCGCTGGACCTGAAGCAGTTCGACCTGCTGGATCTGAGCCAGTCCTTTGCGATCAGTTTTGAAACAAGAACGGCCGCTTCAAACCATGACGGCCACGTCGTGCAATTCAGTCTATTCGATGCGGCCACGGAAACAGGTTACACCGTAACGGCGACGGAGATGTCCACGATGTTCGGCTCGTCGGGCTTTGCCCGTGGAAATTACCGTGCGATTGCCGCTACGCTAGGGTCGCAAAACCTGCCCACCAATGCCACGAGTGTCCTGATCACGCTCGAATACAACCCGTCCAACGACGAAGTGATCGTTACTCGAAATGATAGTCTAGTTGGAAGTTTCATCGGCTCACAAGGCCTCGGTGAACTGGATACCTTTGAAATTCGTCTTGGAAATACCGGCGGAGCACCGGTTCGCTACTTCGATAACTTCCAGATCGAAGGCACAATGATCCCCGAGCCGGGTTCGCTCGCGCTGCTGTCTTTGGGTGCCCTGGCTTTGATGCGTCGCCGTCATTGA
- a CDS encoding discoidin domain-containing protein: MDERSMGRSGWDGSRSSATGLRWLFALALLVTPTAAFADDYEWLHRPFSDRSNERAIGTVSSLVDVFPDKPPAAADLAPELTLSAARNESESGQVVLIAGDEPLSINDVTVSDLRGGQRVLSSEHLEVRLVGYVDIQNPSWRSIGRRGLYPDPLMRFRPFTCPPGQARSLWVTVSVPEDASAGMYRGALTLHHDDGGEEQVPIVVRVFNFTLPEAPQFHTSYWSHFSGTYDVESEGDILDEMIRMFGSYRVSTSVAQPGDVKFYYEADGSITCDWDAMRRRLELAVESGFRTLNVGPGVQGVHGDAAIQNTRRVLDRETGEPVSSEVAASLSADDMVAAYLVPLADWLEERDLLDRAYIQIRDEEMNQQAWFTEFQPYVERMRRVEPRIALLSVLGLHPITQGWFDIYAPHTGFHNKEAYEMVRTGVSLRGEKNFPADVTASSTGGWSNASFYKYDPNDAYDGSHYTKWIPATAPTSDEPQWLEFQFEEPVELDGMALTPYGSPDQDVQWYLEGSQDGETFEPINLRVRGDSHEYAFDRNTWKAMRITWTRGDRAFVSTAHQYVPPPEPLTAGLRQVEFLGEGLPREATLPRDSIRPAKMMWEYNVDADFPGAAADNRPIEARLVAWQSWIRGLQGYLNYGGGQWALTRTERVVDPDTWVYPTSTNGSAAIVYAGPDEVLPSIRLARLRDGVDDYDYLVLMKERWPNHRLLAELRQRGLEVCRTPGTLIPNRELMGNTLGR; encoded by the coding sequence ATGGATGAGCGAAGCATGGGCCGTTCTGGCTGGGACGGCAGTCGCAGTTCTGCAACCGGATTGCGTTGGTTGTTTGCCCTCGCGTTGCTGGTGACGCCGACCGCCGCGTTTGCGGATGATTATGAATGGCTGCATCGCCCTTTTTCTGATCGCAGCAATGAACGGGCGATCGGAACGGTTTCTTCGCTGGTCGACGTCTTTCCCGACAAGCCGCCAGCGGCGGCTGATCTCGCGCCGGAACTCACCCTTAGTGCTGCTCGCAATGAGTCCGAGAGTGGGCAGGTCGTGCTGATCGCTGGTGATGAACCACTGAGTATCAATGATGTAACCGTCAGCGATCTGCGGGGGGGGCAGAGAGTTCTCTCAAGCGAGCATCTTGAAGTGCGCCTGGTGGGATATGTAGATATTCAAAATCCCTCGTGGCGAAGTATCGGGCGGCGCGGGTTGTATCCCGACCCACTGATGCGATTTCGGCCGTTCACCTGCCCGCCGGGCCAAGCGAGATCGCTTTGGGTTACGGTCAGCGTGCCAGAGGACGCATCGGCGGGCATGTATCGCGGGGCACTGACGCTTCACCATGACGATGGGGGTGAGGAACAGGTGCCGATCGTCGTGCGTGTATTCAACTTCACGCTGCCGGAAGCCCCGCAGTTTCATACAAGCTACTGGAGCCATTTTTCGGGCACATACGACGTGGAATCGGAGGGCGACATCCTGGATGAAATGATTCGGATGTTCGGTTCCTATCGCGTTTCGACATCCGTGGCTCAGCCCGGGGATGTGAAATTCTATTATGAAGCAGACGGTTCGATCACCTGCGATTGGGACGCTATGCGGCGACGGCTTGAACTCGCCGTCGAAAGCGGGTTTCGTACGTTAAACGTGGGGCCCGGGGTGCAAGGGGTTCACGGGGACGCGGCCATCCAAAATACGCGCCGCGTACTGGACCGTGAGACCGGGGAGCCGGTGAGTTCTGAGGTCGCTGCGTCGTTGTCGGCCGACGACATGGTGGCTGCCTACCTCGTGCCACTTGCGGACTGGCTTGAAGAGCGGGATCTGCTCGACCGGGCTTACATTCAAATTCGCGACGAAGAGATGAATCAGCAGGCCTGGTTCACCGAATTCCAGCCGTATGTCGAACGGATGCGGCGTGTCGAGCCGCGCATCGCCTTGCTCAGTGTGTTGGGGCTGCATCCGATCACGCAGGGTTGGTTCGATATCTACGCGCCGCATACGGGCTTCCATAATAAGGAGGCCTACGAGATGGTACGGACCGGTGTGTCTTTGCGTGGGGAGAAAAATTTCCCCGCGGATGTCACCGCAAGTTCGACGGGCGGTTGGTCGAACGCCAGTTTCTACAAGTATGATCCGAACGACGCCTACGACGGTAGTCACTATACGAAATGGATTCCTGCGACTGCTCCAACGTCTGACGAACCTCAATGGCTTGAGTTCCAGTTTGAGGAGCCGGTCGAGTTAGACGGCATGGCGCTCACGCCGTATGGCAGTCCAGATCAAGACGTGCAGTGGTACCTGGAAGGGTCGCAGGACGGTGAGACGTTCGAGCCAATCAATTTGCGTGTGCGCGGTGATTCACACGAATACGCATTTGATCGGAATACATGGAAGGCAATGCGAATTACGTGGACACGAGGCGACCGGGCGTTTGTTTCGACGGCGCACCAGTATGTGCCGCCGCCGGAGCCGTTGACGGCCGGTCTTCGTCAGGTTGAATTCCTTGGTGAAGGCCTCCCCCGGGAGGCGACGCTGCCGCGAGATAGCATACGCCCCGCAAAGATGATGTGGGAGTACAACGTGGACGCCGATTTCCCTGGTGCGGCAGCCGACAACAGGCCGATCGAAGCACGTCTGGTAGCCTGGCAAAGCTGGATTCGCGGCCTTCAAGGCTACTTGAATTATGGCGGCGGACAATGGGCGCTGACCCGGACCGAACGGGTGGTCGATCCTGATACATGGGTCTATCCGACCTCGACCAACGGCAGCGCGGCAATTGTCTATGCGGGACCTGACGAGGTACTTCCGTCTATTCGCCTGGCGCGATTACGCGACGGTGTTGATGACTACGACTATCTCGTGCTGATGAAAGAGCGTTGGCCGAATCACCGTTTGCTCGCGGAACTGCGACAGCGGGGGTTGGAGGTCTGCCGAACGCCGGGAACATTGATTCCCAATCGAGAACTCATGGGAAATACCTTGGGGCGATAA
- a CDS encoding sugar phosphate isomerase/epimerase family protein — translation MAWTISAFADEAGNPLDEQVSALQRAGITFIDLRRLDGHLITDLSQDLAKQAKQKLDDADITVHMLGSPIGKIDVTDDMEIDLAKLRHIAKMRDVFGCNTFRIFSYYNRTGLGHDEWQQRSIDHLKQLIDLADELDLVLYHENEGGIFGDRSDNVRVIAELRCDRFKLIYDFANYLHTGEAGWEIWRKCKDITDGFHLKDRRKDGAHVPMGQGETHARAILEDAANSGWCGPCTIEPHMSNSEAAFSHGAGARVFADMPQSESFHIAATEAIALLNTLRNNGC, via the coding sequence ATGGCGTGGACGATCAGTGCCTTTGCTGACGAAGCGGGTAATCCCCTGGATGAGCAAGTAAGCGCCCTTCAGCGGGCGGGCATAACTTTTATCGACCTTCGTCGACTCGACGGACATCTCATCACCGATTTGTCCCAAGACCTTGCCAAACAGGCGAAGCAGAAGTTGGACGACGCGGACATTACCGTGCATATGCTCGGCTCGCCGATCGGCAAAATCGATGTCACGGACGATATGGAGATCGACTTGGCGAAGCTTCGGCATATTGCCAAAATGCGCGATGTTTTTGGTTGCAACACTTTTCGTATCTTCAGCTACTACAACAGAACCGGGCTCGGCCATGATGAATGGCAGCAACGATCGATCGACCACCTGAAGCAACTGATTGACCTCGCCGACGAACTCGACCTCGTGCTCTACCATGAAAACGAAGGTGGCATTTTCGGCGACAGATCCGACAACGTTCGAGTCATCGCCGAACTGCGATGCGATCGATTCAAGCTGATCTACGACTTCGCCAATTACCTCCACACAGGGGAAGCAGGATGGGAAATATGGCGCAAGTGCAAGGACATCACCGACGGCTTCCACCTCAAGGACCGGCGAAAGGACGGAGCGCATGTCCCGATGGGGCAAGGTGAGACCCATGCTCGTGCGATACTTGAAGATGCGGCCAATTCAGGTTGGTGTGGCCCCTGCACGATCGAACCGCACATGAGCAACTCCGAGGCTGCCTTCTCGCACGGAGCCGGCGCCCGGGTGTTCGCCGACATGCCGCAATCCGAGTCGTTCCACATTGCCGCCACCGAGGCGATTGCCCTGCTGAACACGCTGAGAAACAATGGGTGCTGA
- a CDS encoding sugar phosphate isomerase/epimerase family protein: MSPIHARTHHQDIRIGTLAGRGERTAAYIGEILSHGFESFQLNFHKRKPEGMDLKKLARQVRSIIDEAESSAVISSFGIFGNPLQDKEHVKQLKQAIDACETAGCSIVASFAGALDGQPVEEAIKPWAKVWRPLVKRAEDRGVRLVIENCPMGGTWHAANWNIGFCPRAWEMMFNEINSDHLGLEWEPAHQMIQLIDPISQLRQWIHKIYHVHGKDASIDWNRLRTHGTHAGLPPVISRHPGFGDTNWTDVISILRQHGYRGFIDIEGWHDPIYAGDLELTGQVHALNHLKHCRGGDFVETVK; this comes from the coding sequence ATGTCTCCAATACACGCACGTACACATCATCAGGACATCCGCATCGGTACGTTGGCCGGGCGGGGCGAACGGACCGCAGCTTACATCGGCGAGATCCTGTCGCACGGCTTCGAGAGCTTCCAACTCAACTTCCACAAGCGCAAGCCTGAAGGCATGGACCTCAAGAAACTGGCGCGGCAGGTGCGAAGTATTATCGACGAGGCTGAGTCGTCGGCAGTGATCAGCTCCTTCGGTATCTTCGGCAACCCGCTGCAAGACAAGGAACACGTCAAGCAACTCAAGCAGGCGATTGATGCCTGCGAAACGGCCGGCTGCTCAATCGTCGCCAGCTTTGCCGGGGCACTGGACGGTCAGCCGGTGGAAGAGGCGATCAAGCCGTGGGCGAAGGTCTGGCGTCCACTGGTCAAGCGGGCCGAGGATCGTGGTGTTCGGCTCGTGATCGAAAACTGCCCGATGGGCGGGACTTGGCACGCCGCGAACTGGAACATCGGCTTCTGCCCTCGGGCATGGGAAATGATGTTCAACGAGATCAATTCAGATCATTTGGGCCTGGAGTGGGAGCCGGCGCACCAGATGATCCAACTCATCGATCCAATCTCGCAGCTACGCCAATGGATCCACAAGATCTATCACGTCCATGGCAAGGACGCATCAATCGACTGGAACCGCCTGCGGACGCACGGCACCCATGCCGGTCTGCCCCCTGTGATTAGCCGACATCCTGGCTTCGGCGACACGAACTGGACCGACGTCATCTCCATCCTTCGGCAGCACGGCTATCGTGGCTTCATTGATATCGAAGGCTGGCATGACCCGATCTACGCCGGTGATTTGGAACTGACCGGCCAGGTGCATGCGTTGAATCATCTCAAGCACTGCCGGGGCGGCGATTTTGTTGAGACCGTCAAGTGA
- a CDS encoding SOS response-associated peptidase family protein translates to MVMCGRYTLHTSPQRIAELFEAQLTVGLADVVPRYNIAPTLTCT, encoded by the coding sequence ATGGTCATGTGCGGACGTTACACCCTTCACACTTCGCCCCAGCGGATTGCCGAGTTGTTTGAGGCGCAGTTGACCGTGGGCCTGGCGGACGTTGTGCCGCGGTACAACATCGCGCCTACGTTGACCTGCACGTAG
- a CDS encoding DUF418 domain-containing protein — MPYWPDDVTAGMAYEWGEGAIEEVHQEYAIYQAGWVTQLPHRVMMALYLQTFMLAFHSFWSLTGLMFVGMALYKCGWLTGRAAGWTYGLAIGLAVGKGLPIIGAGVLYNLGRDWDLTWSFVGMQFNYWGSLLVAGGWIAITVLVVRYQWLPPVRRGLSAVGQTALSNYLFQSLVCTFIFYGHGLGLFGDVSRVGQLAVVGLVWLIQIALSLWWVKRYRFGPMEWLWRSLTYGKRQALTQSRLG, encoded by the coding sequence ATGCCATACTGGCCCGACGACGTGACGGCAGGCATGGCATACGAGTGGGGGGAAGGTGCAATCGAAGAAGTGCACCAGGAGTATGCCATCTACCAGGCCGGCTGGGTGACGCAGTTGCCGCACCGGGTGATGATGGCCTTGTACCTGCAGACCTTCATGCTCGCTTTCCATAGCTTCTGGTCGCTCACGGGCCTGATGTTTGTTGGTATGGCGTTATACAAATGTGGCTGGCTGACTGGGCGGGCCGCGGGGTGGACGTACGGCTTGGCGATCGGACTGGCCGTGGGCAAGGGCCTGCCGATCATCGGCGCAGGCGTGCTGTACAACCTCGGCCGTGACTGGGACCTGACATGGTCGTTCGTCGGCATGCAGTTCAACTACTGGGGCAGCTTACTGGTTGCCGGCGGCTGGATTGCCATAACCGTACTGGTTGTTCGTTACCAATGGCTTCCACCTGTGCGCCGCGGGCTTTCCGCCGTGGGGCAGACGGCATTGAGCAACTACCTGTTTCAATCACTGGTCTGCACGTTCATCTTCTATGGCCACGGGCTGGGCCTGTTCGGTGATGTGTCGCGCGTGGGCCAACTTGCCGTGGTGGGGCTGGTCTGGCTGATTCAGATCGCCCTTTCGCTCTGGTGGGTCAAGCGATACCGCTTCGGCCCGATGGAGTGGCTGTGGCGATCGCTGACTTACGGCAAGCGTCAGGCCCTGACGCAGTCGAGATTGGGGTGA
- a CDS encoding S66 peptidase family protein: MIKPKKLRHGDRIAAISLSWGGPGKFPHRYEAGKRQLQEAFDVEVVETRHALRDPDWLHRNPKARADDLMEAFANPAINGIVSTIGGDDSIRLLPHVDPEVIRSNPKVLMGYSDTTITHWMCFHAGLVTFYGPSVMAGFAENGGIFPYTRAAVHQALFSAQPLGPVAPNDDGWTVERLDWAVPENQHRPRELNPSEPWQFLQGQGVVEGRLVGGCLEVVECMRGTPFWLPDAVWDDAILFLETSQDAPPPSTMKSALRSYASMGFLSKLAGILVGRPGGGVPPQQFEQYEQAILQVVAEEEGLTHLPILTRMDFGHTDPMFVLPYGVLAQIDCAQRTFSILENAVVE; the protein is encoded by the coding sequence ATGATCAAACCGAAGAAGCTCCGCCATGGTGACAGGATCGCTGCGATATCATTGTCATGGGGAGGGCCAGGCAAGTTTCCACATCGCTACGAAGCAGGGAAGCGGCAACTGCAAGAAGCGTTCGATGTTGAGGTTGTCGAGACGCGGCACGCTCTGCGCGATCCTGATTGGTTGCACCGGAACCCGAAAGCACGGGCCGACGACCTGATGGAAGCATTTGCCAACCCCGCCATCAACGGCATCGTCTCGACCATCGGAGGCGATGATTCTATTCGTCTGTTGCCCCATGTCGACCCTGAGGTGATCCGGAGCAATCCGAAAGTGTTGATGGGATACTCCGATACCACGATCACGCACTGGATGTGCTTTCACGCCGGGCTGGTAACGTTTTACGGACCGTCCGTGATGGCTGGCTTCGCCGAGAACGGCGGCATCTTCCCCTACACGCGGGCGGCCGTTCACCAGGCATTGTTTTCCGCACAACCGCTCGGGCCTGTGGCACCCAATGACGACGGTTGGACGGTGGAGCGACTGGACTGGGCTGTGCCTGAAAACCAGCATCGACCACGCGAGCTGAATCCTTCCGAGCCATGGCAATTTCTGCAAGGACAAGGCGTCGTGGAAGGTCGGCTGGTCGGCGGCTGCCTGGAGGTGGTCGAGTGCATGCGCGGCACGCCCTTTTGGTTGCCTGACGCTGTCTGGGATGACGCCATACTTTTTCTGGAAACCTCTCAAGATGCGCCGCCGCCAAGCACGATGAAGAGCGCGCTGCGCAGTTACGCATCTATGGGATTTCTCTCAAAATTGGCTGGCATCCTCGTGGGCCGTCCCGGCGGAGGCGTGCCCCCACAACAGTTCGAGCAGTATGAACAGGCGATTCTGCAGGTTGTCGCTGAGGAAGAAGGCCTGACGCATCTACCGATCCTAACCCGCATGGATTTCGGCCATACGGATCCGATGTTCGTTCTGCCCTACGGTGTTCTCGCCCAGATTGACTGCGCGCAGCGAACGTTCTCCATTCTGGAGAACGCAGTTGTTGAATAG